The following proteins are co-located in the Candidatus Cloacimonadota bacterium genome:
- a CDS encoding NAD(P)H-dependent oxidoreductase subunit E produces the protein MSLKRIDLLICCGSGCVSAGALKIKERFHEVLKEHNITNEVNIIETGCMGPCDYGPVMVIYPEGIFYKKVTPDDVAEIVSEHFVKGRPVARLMLQEEEKTFSAHKDIPFYQKQVKVALENCGYIDPESLDEYIATGGYEALGTVLTEMKPQDAINIIKESGLRGRGGGGFPTHIKWQMVHDAKADQKYIICNGDEGDPGAFMDRSLLEGDPHRILEGMMIAAYCMGASNGFFYIRAEYPLAIKRIKMAIQQAKELGLMGNDIFGSGFNFDAEVRTGAGAFV, from the coding sequence ATGTCTCTGAAACGTATTGACCTTTTGATCTGTTGTGGTTCCGGATGTGTATCAGCCGGTGCCCTTAAGATCAAAGAACGCTTTCACGAAGTGCTGAAGGAACATAATATCACCAACGAGGTAAATATCATTGAAACGGGATGCATGGGTCCTTGTGATTACGGTCCGGTTATGGTTATTTATCCCGAAGGTATCTTCTACAAGAAGGTAACCCCAGATGATGTGGCTGAGATTGTTTCCGAGCACTTTGTTAAGGGCCGTCCTGTTGCAAGATTGATGCTTCAGGAAGAAGAGAAAACTTTCTCGGCTCACAAAGACATTCCTTTCTACCAAAAACAAGTAAAGGTAGCCTTGGAAAACTGCGGTTACATAGATCCAGAAAGTCTGGATGAGTATATCGCAACCGGTGGTTATGAGGCACTGGGCACTGTGCTTACAGAAATGAAACCGCAAGATGCTATAAACATCATCAAAGAATCCGGATTGCGCGGGCGCGGCGGTGGAGGCTTCCCTACCCACATAAAATGGCAGATGGTTCATGACGCCAAAGCAGATCAGAAATACATAATCTGCAATGGTGATGAAGGTGACCCTGGCGCTTTTATGGATCGTTCCCTATTAGAAGGAGACCCGCATCGCATTCTGGAAGGAATGATGATTGCAGCTTATTGTATGGGTGCCAGCAATGGATTCTTCTATATCCGAGCTGAATATCCCCTTGCCATTAAACGGATAAAAATGGCAATTCAACAAGCCAAAGAACTTGGTCTAATGGGCAACGATATCTTTGGATCCGGCTTCAACTTCGATGCTGAAGTTCGCACTGGTGCAGGAGCCTTTGTT
- a CDS encoding (2Fe-2S) ferredoxin domain-containing protein, producing the protein MKTLADLKKIREKAQEDMKLRGGNARIKVVVGMGTSGIAMGAREVMKTFLEEIAARNLTDVMVTQTGEKGLSSMEPVVDLIEEGKTKVTYGNMNPDKVKKVVVEHIVNGRVVSDYVVATGN; encoded by the coding sequence ATGAAAACACTGGCAGACCTTAAGAAAATCCGTGAAAAAGCCCAGGAAGATATGAAACTTCGTGGTGGTAACGCGCGCATCAAAGTAGTAGTCGGGATGGGAACATCCGGAATTGCTATGGGCGCACGTGAAGTTATGAAGACTTTCCTGGAAGAGATTGCAGCAAGAAACCTTACCGATGTTATGGTAACACAAACAGGTGAAAAAGGACTTTCTTCGATGGAACCGGTGGTTGACCTCATTGAAGAGGGAAAAACCAAAGTTACATACGGAAACATGAATCCAGACAAGGTAAAAAAAGTAGTAGTCGAGCACATCGTAAATGGCAGAGTTGTCTCCGATTATGTTGTCGCTACCGGCAACTAA
- a CDS encoding ATP-binding protein, whose protein sequence is MQDISLHLLDIIENSVRADAKNIKVRVINNVLKNRLRIIVEDDGSGMDAHTLEKAQDPFYTSKEERVKKVGLGIPLFKQNAEIVGGAFKMASEPGFGTVLTVDFPLDHIDRMPLGNMKDTLLGGIIGHPEVDFFIHLIYKDKAKELCFHFDTKAIREELGDIPLTYPDVIEYIDQSLFEGIQNTNMEDV, encoded by the coding sequence ATGCAAGATATATCTTTGCACCTATTGGATATAATTGAAAACTCCGTTAGAGCGGATGCCAAAAATATCAAGGTGCGCGTTATCAATAATGTTTTAAAAAACCGTTTACGCATTATAGTGGAAGATGACGGCTCGGGTATGGATGCGCATACTTTAGAGAAAGCTCAGGATCCTTTTTATACATCAAAGGAAGAACGAGTAAAAAAAGTTGGCTTAGGCATTCCACTATTTAAACAGAATGCAGAAATAGTAGGCGGAGCTTTTAAAATGGCAAGTGAACCCGGATTTGGCACTGTCCTAACCGTTGATTTTCCTTTGGATCATATCGATAGAATGCCCCTTGGAAACATGAAAGACACCTTATTAGGCGGGATTATTGGACATCCGGAAGTAGATTTCTTTATTCACTTAATCTACAAAGACAAAGCCAAAGAACTCTGCTTTCACTTTGATACTAAGGCTATTAGGGAAGAATTGGGAGATATCCCTCTCACCTATCCCGATGTTATTGAATATATAGACCAATCACTATTTGAAGGAATACAAAATACAAACATGGAGGATGTCTGA
- a CDS encoding NAD(P)H-dependent oxidoreductase subunit E, translating to MASIAQDTNRLYERLAEAIEEKKDLRNPLIEILRIAQDIFGYLPIEVQEFIAEKMNIPASKIYGVVTFYNFFSMTPRGKYTLNVCTGTACFVKGAPRLIQMLSDELEVEIGGTTKDGRFTMSAVRCVGACSLAPVFVIGEDTYGRIDSRDKIKEILSRYE from the coding sequence ATGGCATCCATAGCTCAAGACACAAACAGGCTCTACGAGCGCCTGGCCGAGGCAATAGAAGAAAAAAAAGATCTTCGCAACCCGCTGATCGAAATCTTACGTATCGCCCAGGATATTTTTGGTTACTTGCCCATTGAAGTACAGGAATTCATAGCCGAGAAAATGAACATCCCTGCCAGCAAAATCTATGGTGTAGTAACTTTTTACAACTTCTTTTCTATGACCCCTCGCGGTAAATACACTCTTAATGTGTGTACTGGCACCGCATGCTTTGTTAAGGGTGCTCCCCGCCTTATCCAAATGCTCAGTGATGAGCTTGAGGTTGAGATTGGTGGAACTACTAAAGATGGACGTTTTACTATGAGTGCCGTACGTTGTGTTGGCGCTTGCTCACTTGCCCCTGTATTCGTTATCGGTGAAGATACTTACGGACGCATTGATAGTAGAGATAAAATTAAAGAAATATTGAGTCGTTACGAGTAA
- a CDS encoding PHP domain-containing protein produces MRIYSADLHIHSVLSPCGGLEMSPSALVAKLKKLGIEWFAITDHNSMANCPAYESVALRAGLFFTWGVEIQTLEEIHLLGYFDDREKAKAFDLVLYRSLLPLPNDPDYFGDQVIIDENENILRVESRALINSSTWDLAMATQQIIDFGGIAIPAHIDAEVNSIISQLGFLPASPSFELLGITASLNLNEYLAKHPELSGKAFLRASDAHYLNDLRSGVCKLHIEQAYANELLLAAHKTGGRYINNDIIND; encoded by the coding sequence ATGCGCATATATAGCGCTGATCTACACATACATAGCGTGTTATCTCCATGTGGTGGCTTGGAAATGTCTCCCTCTGCTTTGGTAGCTAAACTAAAGAAATTAGGCATCGAATGGTTTGCGATTACCGATCACAATTCGATGGCAAACTGCCCAGCCTATGAAAGCGTAGCGCTAAGAGCTGGTCTTTTTTTTACTTGGGGAGTAGAGATTCAAACTTTGGAAGAAATCCATCTATTGGGCTATTTTGATGATAGGGAAAAAGCCAAAGCATTCGATTTGGTGCTTTATAGATCACTGCTTCCTCTTCCAAATGATCCCGATTATTTTGGAGACCAAGTAATCATTGACGAAAATGAGAACATTTTAAGAGTGGAATCTCGAGCTTTGATAAATTCCTCTACGTGGGATCTTGCCATGGCAACTCAACAGATAATTGATTTTGGTGGAATTGCCATTCCGGCGCATATTGATGCTGAAGTTAATAGCATCATATCCCAGTTAGGGTTTTTACCAGCAAGTCCAAGCTTTGAACTTTTGGGTATCACTGCTTCGCTTAATCTGAACGAGTATCTTGCAAAACACCCGGAATTATCTGGAAAAGCGTTCTTGCGAGCCAGCGATGCACATTACCTAAACGATCTTAGAAGTGGAGTATGCAAACTTCATATTGAACAAGCATACGCCAACGAACTTTTATTGGCTGCCCATAAAACAGGTGGCCGCTATATAAATAATGATATTATAAATGACTGA
- a CDS encoding 4Fe-4S binding protein yields MNKQNCKYFHAIQILEDNCTGCTACVRVCPTEAIRVRDRKAYIDPNRCVDCGNCVSACEFHAIIPSSDPLDIIHNYKYKVAIISSSFFGQFSEDISYANAKQAVLELGFDEVAEEAMVTDFMISIIRQYIRENRDKRPILSSNCPAVVRLIQVKYPSLLPNLFHQEAPMSILTRYLREKISRDESLSEDEIGIFLIVPCVAHVTAVHQPEGAYKHLQDGAFSTGMIYGKVREIIKTVQNNPKPIDTYPQGLTWALSGVQAELVDTDDIRALSVNGVDNVMDILSRVEDHYLDQYDYIVLRSCTNGCVGGCLNVENPFVAMSRIKKMSKEGEDKVIHVEELERLHSLGEFTVSPLAPRPIMELDKDIKKAIQKMKKINEFLTMLPGLNCSACGSPTCYALAEDIVLGKASIDDCVVLKRGKISEDDNN; encoded by the coding sequence ATGAATAAGCAAAATTGCAAATACTTTCATGCCATACAGATATTGGAAGATAACTGTACCGGATGTACTGCCTGTGTACGAGTGTGCCCTACCGAGGCAATACGCGTTCGTGACCGTAAGGCATATATAGATCCAAATCGCTGTGTTGATTGCGGAAATTGCGTATCTGCATGTGAATTTCATGCCATCATTCCTTCCAGTGATCCTTTGGACATCATACACAATTACAAGTATAAGGTTGCAATAATCTCATCTAGTTTCTTTGGTCAATTTTCGGAAGACATCAGTTATGCAAACGCCAAACAAGCAGTTTTGGAGCTTGGTTTTGATGAGGTTGCCGAAGAAGCAATGGTAACAGATTTCATGATTTCGATAATCCGTCAATACATCAGAGAGAATCGTGATAAACGTCCAATTTTAAGTAGTAACTGTCCTGCCGTAGTGCGCTTGATTCAAGTAAAATATCCATCGCTGTTGCCTAATCTTTTTCACCAAGAAGCTCCAATGAGCATCCTTACCCGTTATCTTAGAGAAAAAATATCTAGGGATGAAAGCTTAAGTGAAGATGAAATAGGCATATTTTTAATAGTGCCCTGTGTTGCACACGTTACGGCTGTTCACCAACCGGAAGGAGCCTATAAACATCTGCAAGACGGAGCATTTTCGACTGGAATGATCTATGGCAAGGTTAGGGAGATTATAAAAACCGTTCAAAATAATCCCAAACCAATCGACACATATCCACAGGGACTTACTTGGGCACTTTCAGGAGTACAGGCAGAATTGGTAGATACCGATGATATAAGGGCACTCTCAGTAAATGGTGTTGATAATGTAATGGACATCCTTTCTCGAGTAGAGGATCATTATCTGGATCAATACGATTATATTGTTTTACGAAGTTGCACGAATGGTTGTGTGGGTGGCTGTCTTAATGTGGAAAACCCATTTGTGGCAATGAGTCGCATCAAAAAAATGAGTAAAGAGGGTGAAGACAAGGTTATTCATGTAGAAGAGCTGGAACGGCTTCACTCCTTAGGAGAATTCACTGTTTCTCCTTTAGCACCACGCCCAATAATGGAATTGGATAAAGATATAAAAAAAGCAATTCAAAAAATGAAGAAAATTAACGAGTTTCTTACCATGCTTCCGGGGCTAAATTGCAGCGCATGTGGAAGTCCAACGTGCTATGCCCTTGCCGAAGATATTGTATTGGGAAAAGCTTCTATAGATGATTGTGTGGTATTGAAACGCGGAAAGATCAGCGAAGACGACAATAATTAA
- a CDS encoding ATP-binding protein, producing MAEYWFVADGYNDKVQSFLADNGDSEVDLMFTVPEKDFNTAGKGSSEVKNLLKRLGVDSDILRRIAVASYEAEINVAAHSRGGVMHSAVYDDLIHIRFEDEGPGIGDIEQAMIPGFSTADELVRELGFGAGLGLPNIKKNSDALHIVSDAGSSTLVEFIIFFS from the coding sequence ATGGCTGAATATTGGTTTGTAGCCGATGGCTATAACGATAAAGTGCAGAGTTTTCTTGCCGACAATGGAGATTCGGAAGTAGATTTGATGTTTACCGTCCCAGAAAAGGATTTCAATACCGCGGGGAAAGGTTCTTCAGAGGTAAAAAACCTATTGAAACGCTTAGGAGTAGATTCAGATATCCTGCGTAGAATCGCAGTTGCTTCATACGAAGCCGAAATAAACGTTGCCGCACATTCACGAGGCGGTGTTATGCACAGTGCTGTTTACGATGATCTCATACACATCCGATTCGAAGATGAAGGACCTGGAATTGGAGATATAGAACAGGCAATGATACCAGGATTTTCTACGGCAGACGAATTAGTGCGTGAGCTTGGATTTGGCGCTGGATTAGGATTGCCCAACATAAAAAAGAATAGTGATGCCTTGCATATTGTTTCAGATGCCGGGAGTTCTACCTTGGTTGAATTTATAATCTTCTTTTCTTGA
- a CDS encoding transcriptional regulator produces the protein MTLSDIVTLLDGEVLYPEADMNREVPCAFASDMISDILMCTKEPTLLLTGLTNNQVIRLSDMIDLSGIVFVRGKRPLQDVIDMAAERGLPIISTKFTLYRSSGLLFNAGLRSCKI, from the coding sequence ATGACTCTTAGCGATATTGTAACTTTGCTGGATGGTGAAGTGCTATACCCTGAAGCAGATATGAATAGAGAGGTACCCTGCGCTTTTGCGTCGGATATGATCTCAGATATCCTAATGTGTACAAAGGAGCCCACCCTACTTCTTACCGGGCTCACTAATAACCAAGTTATCCGCCTCAGCGATATGATTGATCTTAGTGGAATAGTATTTGTTCGAGGCAAACGCCCCCTACAAGACGTCATTGATATGGCAGCTGAGCGTGGTTTACCAATAATATCCACCAAATTTACCCTTTATCGAAGCAGTGGTTTGCTGTTTAATGCCGGCTTGCGAAGCTGCAAGATATAA